A part of Sodalis-like secondary symbiont of Drepanosiphum platanoidis genomic DNA contains:
- the thiS gene encoding sulfur carrier protein ThiS, with amino-acid sequence MSQIEIVFNTKKIKLKKSIKLDIFLKNYYKDFKGMALSVNKNIIPLQKWNKYLLKDKDNIYLFEAISGG; translated from the coding sequence ATGTCACAAATAGAAATAGTATTTAATACTAAAAAAATTAAATTAAAAAAATCAATAAAATTAGATATTTTTTTAAAAAATTATTATAAAGATTTTAAAGGAATGGCATTATCAGTAAATAAAAATATTATTCCATTACAAAAATGGAATAAATATCTATTAAAAGATAAAGATAATATTTATTTATTTGAAGCAATTTCTGGAGGATAA
- a CDS encoding thiazole synthase, with protein sequence MLTIANVKFKSRLFIGTGKFSNIDLMHKSILSSGSEMVTVSMRRVNIKNRILKNDNVLKSLNKIGVKILPNTSGAKVAKEAIFSANLAREALETNWIKLEIHPDEQYLLPDPIETLIAAKQLVKENFIVLPYCSADPILCRKLIDVGCSAIMPLGSPIGSNQGLKTKNFLKIIIKQSNIPVIIDAGIGSPSQALEALELGADAVLINTAIAVSKNPIEMAHAFKLAVDSGNIIKKIKLPLKSLYANPTSPITDFLYSKKENLL encoded by the coding sequence TTGTTAACTATAGCAAATGTCAAATTTAAATCAAGATTATTTATTGGTACTGGAAAATTTTCAAATATAGATTTAATGCATAAATCCATTTTATCTTCTGGAAGTGAAATGGTTACTGTATCTATGCGTAGAGTAAATATAAAAAATAGAATTTTAAAAAATGATAATGTTTTAAAATCTTTAAATAAAATTGGTGTTAAAATACTTCCAAATACATCTGGTGCTAAAGTTGCTAAAGAAGCAATATTTTCTGCAAATTTAGCACGTGAAGCATTAGAAACAAATTGGATTAAATTAGAAATACATCCAGATGAACAATATCTTTTACCAGATCCTATTGAAACTTTAATAGCTGCAAAACAATTAGTTAAAGAAAATTTTATAGTATTACCATATTGTTCAGCAGATCCTATTTTATGTAGAAAATTAATAGATGTAGGATGTTCAGCAATTATGCCATTAGGATCTCCTATTGGATCTAATCAAGGATTAAAAACAAAAAATTTTTTAAAAATAATAATTAAACAATCTAATATACCAGTTATTATTGATGCAGGTATAGGATCTCCTAGTCAAGCTTTAGAGGCATTAGAATTAGGAGCTGATGCTGTATTAATTAATACAGCTATTGCTGTTTCTAAAAATCCTATAGAGATGGCTCATGCGTTTAAATTAGCAGTAGATTCAGGAAATATTATTAAAAAAATAAAATTACCATTAAAATCTTTATATGCAAATCCTACTAGTCCTATTACTGATTTTTTATATTCAAAAAAAGAAAATTTATTGTGA
- the thiH gene encoding 2-iminoacetate synthase ThiH produces MKNFSQFFKSIEWNKISSSIRNKTKKDVENALLTNDFGLEEMKAILSPEALHYLEPLSQKAKKITRNRFGNIIHFYIPIYLSNLCSNHCTYCGFSIKNKIKRKILNLKEIIEECKFIKKNYIKNFLIVTGEHNKKVGIEYFIKCIPLIRKYCSSLSIEIQPMLTKEYKKLKILGIDSVLVYQETYNIDCYKKNHLKGQKKDFFWRLEAHDRIAQAGIDKIGLGVLMGLSNDWRTDCYIMANHLIYLRNNYWKSRYVVSFPRLRSCYGGFKSESYVNESQLLQVMCAFRLLAPEVEISLSTRESSFFRDNVIPIVVNTISAGSKTQPGGYSNKTSELKQFDISDNRTSQEIAKKLYKLGLQPIWKDWDFYLGRNIL; encoded by the coding sequence GTGAAAAATTTTAGTCAATTTTTTAAATCAATTGAATGGAATAAAATATCTTCTTCTATAAGAAACAAAACAAAAAAAGATGTAGAAAATGCTTTATTAACAAATGATTTTGGATTAGAAGAAATGAAAGCAATTTTATCTCCAGAAGCATTACATTATTTAGAACCATTATCTCAAAAAGCAAAAAAAATTACTAGAAATAGATTTGGTAATATAATTCATTTTTATATTCCAATATATTTATCTAATTTATGTTCTAATCATTGTACATATTGTGGTTTTTCTATAAAAAATAAAATTAAGAGAAAAATTCTTAATTTAAAAGAAATTATTGAAGAATGTAAATTTATAAAAAAAAATTATATAAAGAATTTTCTTATAGTTACTGGTGAACATAATAAAAAAGTTGGTATAGAATATTTTATAAAATGCATTCCTTTAATACGTAAATATTGTAGTTCTTTATCTATAGAAATTCAACCTATGTTAACTAAAGAATATAAAAAATTAAAAATTTTAGGTATAGATAGCGTTTTAGTATATCAAGAAACATACAATATAGATTGTTATAAAAAAAATCATTTAAAAGGACAGAAAAAAGATTTTTTTTGGAGATTAGAAGCTCATGATAGAATAGCTCAAGCAGGAATAGATAAAATAGGATTGGGTGTTTTGATGGGTTTATCAAATGATTGGAGAACTGATTGTTATATCATGGCAAATCATTTAATTTATTTACGTAATAATTATTGGAAAAGTAGATATGTTGTATCATTTCCTAGATTAAGATCTTGTTATGGAGGATTTAAATCTGAATCTTATGTTAATGAATCTCAATTATTACAAGTTATGTGTGCTTTTAGATTATTAGCACCTGAAGTTGAAATTTCTCTTTCAACAAGAGAATCATCTTTTTTTAGAGATAATGTTATTCCAATTGTAGTAAATACTATTAGTGCAGGATCTAAAACACAACCTGGGGGATATTCAAATAAAACATCTGAATTAAAACAATTTGATATTTCTGATAATAGAACTTCTCAAGAAATTGCAAAAAAATTATATAAATTAGGGTTACAACCTATATGGAAAGATTGGGATTTTTATTTAGGACGTAATATATTATAA